gagagggacagagggaccagagagagagagagaacgtgAGGCAGAGACCCACGGAGCAGCAGAAAGAAAGGGACATCGAGGAGGGAGGGCCGGGCTGGCAGGCAGCCCCCAGCTGAGGTGCTCCCCCGCCCACAGGCCGACCGCTCTGGGGTCCGCCACCGCCTGGCCTCGGCCGAGCTGCATGGCACTGAGCTCCAGGACAAGGTGCACGATTCCCGGGGCCGCAGCCCCCCATACCAGCTGGACTCCCGGGGGCGTCTGGTGCTGGCTGAGGCCCAGGTGGGCGACGAGCGGGACTACGTGTGCTTGGTGAGGGCGGGGGCAGCGGGCACTGCCGAGGCCACCGCGAGGCTCAATGTGTTCGGTGAGTGTCTGGGGCGCCCCCCGCGAGCCGCCCTGGGAAGGGGCAGGCCGGTGAGAACCCCGGGAAGGGGCTCCTGACAGTAACATCTCTCCTGTAGCGAAACCAGAGGCCACCGAGGTCTCCCCCAACAGAGGGACACTGTCTGTGATGGAGGATTTCGCCCAGGAGGTACCTCGGGCCACACCTTGATTCTAGGGTTCTGGGGGCGGAGGCGGCTGGGGACCTGGACTCCTGCATCCTAAGGtcaggaggggctggaggctTGGGCTTCCACGTCTGAGGAGTAGGGTGCTGGGAGCTGGACTCCTGCGTCTGGCTGGGGAGAAACCCTAAGGGAAGCGGACCCAGACTTCAGGGTCCTGGCTCCGAGCCCAGTGCCGGCCTGTGTCTGCCCCAGATAGCCACCTGCAACAGTCGCAATGGGAACCCGGCCCCGCAGATCACGTGGTACCGGAACGGGCAGCGCCTGGAGGTGCCCATGGAGGTGAACTCCGGTGAGTGCGCGGGAGCCCAGCTAGACTACCCGGGGGGCTGCGGCTGCGGCGGGGGCCTGGGCCGGGCTGGCTGACCGTCTCGTCCTTCCCGCTCTCCCAGAGGGCTATATGACCAGCCGCACCGTCCGGGAGGCCTCGGGCCTGCTGTCTCTCACCAGCACCCTCTACCTGCGGCTGCACAAGGCCGACCGGGACGCCAGCTTCCACTGCTCCGTGCACTACCGGCTGCCCACGGGCCGGCACGGCCGCCTGGACAGCCCTTCCTTCCGCCTCACCCTGCACTGTGAGTGCCCGCCGGCCTCCGACCGACCTGACCTTGGACTCTACACATCCCTGTGGCCTGACCCTCCAGGCTGACCCACGAcctgccactcccctctggcctTCCACTCCCTTCGCTCGTGCTGCAGTTTGTACTGGCTTCTGGCCTTTGATCTCTGAGCTCAAATGGTAGCACGAGCCCCACCCTGACTTCTGACGCCACCCCCCCCATAGCACCCTGAACCCCACGGAGTTTCATGACTAAACGTGCCCCATCCTTTCACACCACATTGGGTCCCCTGAATCTCACACTGACCTGTCACTCACACCGACCTCTGACCCTTGACCTGTTCTCTCAGCCTATCTCAACCTCTGACCTCGCGTCCCTGATCTCAGAGTAAGTGCGAACCTGAGCCTTGAAAGATAGAACCTCTAACCTTTCACTGACCTCTTTCCCTTAATCCAGCCCTGCCTTTTGCCGTTGACCCTGATCATGAGTCTGCCCTTTGCCTTAGATCCCACAGAGCACGTGCAGTTCTGGCTGGGCAGCCCGTCCACCACTGCAGGCTGGGTTCGCGAGGGTGACTCTGTCCAGCTGTTCTGCCGGGGGGATGGCAGCCCCAACCCGGAGTACACGTTTTTCCGCCTTCAGGTAACTCACCCCATCATCCCCTTGGAGCCGCCAACCTCTGACCTCTGCACCATATTCACCTGCACCAACTTCCGACCTTTCACCTTGGTGGTCCCTGGCTTAGCAAGGCACCTGACCGGTGTGACCCAGGAGCTATCGGGACCTCTGACCTCTGATTTGAGAGAGTCCTGACTCACCGTGATGCCTGACTTGGATGACCCCTGACCTAGCATGACCCTGCCAGCCTAAGGCATCTCCTGAACCAGGTTCCTCATTCCTGGTCCCCCAGGACAAGCAGGAGGATGTGCTGAAAACAAACCTCGAGGGGAACTTGACCCTGGAAGGGGTGCAGCGGAGCCAGAGCGGGACCTACGGCTGCAGGGTAGAGGACTACGACGCCGCCGAGGACGCGGAGCTCTCCAAAACCCTGGAGCTGCACGTGGCCTGTGAGCGCCCcgggagagtggggagggggtgccGGGCGCCAGCCGCCTCCTCACCCTCACCGCCCCGCAGCCTGCCTCCAACCCTTTCTATGGTCCCTGCCCTGGTCCAGATGCCCCAGGCCCCTCCAGTCTCCCACACAAGGCAGCCAGAGAGCCCTTTCCAAAGTACAAAAACCTGACCTTCCCCTGCTTGGAACCTGCCACGGCTCCCCAGTGCTCTCGGGAGAAAATCCACCTGCCTCGCCATGGCCTTCAAGGCCCACCTGGCTGGCCTCACCTTCGGCAGACCCTTCTCCCGGCCAAGGCATTCTCCCCATCACACCACAAgctcctctcctctttcctgcGATAACTCCCCATCCTCTCTACCATCCATTCCTGATCAATCTCATGGGTCCCAGTCTTCTAAGAAGCCTTCTCTGTCCACCTGCACCCAAGCCCTGTGTGAAGGCTCTGTCCCTCCTCGACGCTCCTTCCACCTCCCTTCCTGGGGCTAGACCCTGTGCCAGATGTTGGGGACACCTCTGTGAACAAGACAGCCCAGTTCCTGCCACCACAGAGCTCCAGGTCCGGTAGGGGAGACAGATGGTAAACGCTGAACAAGACACTTTGAGTAGCGATCCTGCATCTACTGGGACTAACACAGAGGGATGGGATAAGGAATTGCCTGGCGAGCGGGGATTATTTTACATTGGGGGTGTTGGAGGCTGCATCCCTAGGAAGCAGATTCTGACTGTAGGCAGGAAATTTACGGGGAGTGCCTTGGGATCCACACctattggggggtggggaggggaaggaagcaggattgggcagggGGGGAAGTTGGGCTTCAGTCTACGGAAGACCTCGGTCGGCCCCGCAGGGCACTTGGAGGCTGGGATATCCCCAGTTAGGGCGTGGGGGCCGGGCCTTTATACCCCCCCCACATCAACCCATTATTGGCTGTGGGctgcctgggggaggaggggacatgaCCTTGAACGAGGGGCTCTCTGAGGCTCAGGCAGTTTCCAGAGACGGCTGACAGCTGAGGGCTGACAGCTGACATCTTTGTCGACAGCTGACATCTTTTTCAACAGCTGGGGGAACAAATCCTTCAGTGCCGAAGGGGAAGCCTGAGTGTCCACAATAGAGGGTCAGAGAGGCCTCTCTGAGAAGGGGGAATTTGAGTAGGAAACCAAAGAATGGAATCAGAAATACAAAGAGCCAGAAAAAGAGCATTCCAAGCCAAgcaaacagcacatgcaaaggccctgaggcaggacccAACTTGGCATACTGTAGAACAACAGGGAGAGAATAGGGTAGCTGGAGCTCCTGGGAtaaggggggagggtgggagatgaGGTTGAAGCAGTGGGCAGGGTCGACCAGGCAGAGTCTTTTGGCTTCATCAAGAAATGTGGCCTTGATGCCCACGGTACTGGGGAACCACCGCAGGATTTTAAGCAGAGGCAAGGGCTGACCAGTGTGTGTTTTGaaaagatccctctggctgctcaGCAGAGGATGGACCAGAGAGGATAAGAGTCTTGCCCAGTagggagaccagtgaggaggTGACTGCAGCCATCAAGGCAGTTGGACCCTGGGGTCAGAGATGGAAAGAAGTGAGAAGATCCATTtgggagggcagagcagagaaatatttgataaaaggATGGGTAGTACAGAGGAGAAGGCCAGGGTTTGGGTGGTAAGTCAGAGAAGGAGCACCTCACACCTCCAAGGTTATCCATTAACCTTGGGCCCAGACATCAGATCTGGAGGCAAGTGGTCGAGGTGGGCATGTATTTTGGAGTTAGACTCCTAGATCTGGGCTCGAGGGCCCGGCTGGGAGAGTGGAGAGTTCACGGCACTGGGGAGAACTTGGCATTCTCTGCTGACGATTGTCCATTCACGTCTGCACCCCCAACAGCCCTGGAGAGTCCCTAACCGAGTGGGTGAGGGTCCGGGGAAGGTGACAGTCTGTACCCCCCTCCAGACCTGGACCCCCTGGAGCTCAGCACTGGGGAGGAGCTTTCCTTACCCCTGGGCAACAGCACAACCGTGAACTGCTCCGTGCGAGGCCTGCCCACCCCAGCCCTACGCTGGACCAAGGTGAGAGGGAAAGACGTCCCCCCAGCACAAGACCCCCCGCTTCCATCGACCCCTCCCTTCTCTCACGGCCGGCCTGGCCTGCTCTTTCTCTCCCGACCCAGGACTCGGTACCCCTGGGGGACAACCCCACACTCTCCCTCCGCTCCATCACCTTCGATTCCGCCGGCACCTACACGTGTGAGGCCTCCATGCCCACGGTCCCCGTCCTTAGTCGCACCCGGAGCTTCAAGTTGCTGGTCCAAGGTTTGGGGGCGGGAGCAGGCTTGAACAGGGATAGTGTGGGAGAGTGGGGGGCCAGGACCAAACAAGACAGGGGTCCACGGCtggtccttctctctctcctcgttctctctccctctgtccccttCCCTGGGGTGCCTCCCGCtcacctccttcccaccccaccacccccagggccACCAGAGTTAAGGGCAGAGGAGACTCAGCCCAAGGCGGAGGGCagctggagggaaggagatgaAGTCAGGCTGATCTGCTACGCACGCGGCTACCCAGAGCCCAAACTCAGCTGGAGCCAGTTGGGCGGCAGCGTAAGGGACCCTCCTCTGCATCCTGAACCCTCTGGGACCCTTCCCAAGTCCCTGCCCCCTCAACGGCCCAAGCACTGTGTCACCCACCCCACGCCCCTCCGCCGACCACTTCCTCTTCACCTCTGCCCTCACCCGAGCCCTTGACCCCGTGAGCCCAGGCCTGACACGAGCCTCCACAGCTAGCAGAGCCAGCCCCCGGAGGCCAGGGCTGGGTGAGCAGCTCCCTGACCCTGAAGGTGACCAGTGCCTTGAGCCGAGATGGCATCTCCTGTGAGGCCTCCAACCCCTACGGGAACGACCGGCACGTCTTCCACTTCGGCACTGGTGAGTAACCACAGTGGCGGGACAGGAGCCGCGTGCGGGGCAGACAGAGCACTGCTGGCTGACCACCTCCCGCTCCGTCCTGCCCTGCAGTGGCCCCGCAGACCTCCCAGGCTGGAGTTGCGGTCATGGCCGTGGCCGTCAGCGTGGGCGTGCTGCTGTTCGTCGTGGCCGCCTTCTACTGCATGAGACGCAAGGGGCAACCCGGCTGCTGCCGGCGGGGGGAGAAGGGATCTCCGTGAGTGGCCTGCCACCTTGAAATTGACCTCTCGAACCCAACTCTGACCTCACCCCCAACCTCTACCCCAAACCAACCACATCCCCAACTCCAGCTCCGTCGCCAGTAAGGTGCCGTCCCATCTCCAACCTCAGACCCGATCCATGaccatcccctcccccctcctcatcCCCAGCTACAACCCCACCCAACCCATAAGCACCTCCCGACCCACCCCAAGCCCACCTTAACCCCAGTCCCATCCCCAGTCTCATCCCCACCTCTGATCCCAACCCCAACCCATAACTATGCCCAAATCCACCCCAACCCCAGTTTAACCCCATCTGTaccccagcctcctctgcccCAACTCCAACCCCATCTCCAGTCCCAACCCCAAACCCAGCCCATAACCGTCACCAAACCCGTCCCCGTCTAacctcctccccaaccccagccatGTCCCTAACCTCACCCCAAACTCCAgcttcctctccatccccaacccctcccccagccgcatCCTCAACTCCAGCCGGTACCCAGCACCAAACGCAGCTTCAGCCACATCCCCATCTCCAAGGCCCCCCTGCAAACCCCATCCCATTCCCATTCCTAACTCCAAACCCATCCCCATCTGACCTCATCTCCAAGCGCAGCCACACGGCCACCCTCGGCTCCAGTCCACAGCCATCCCCACACCCATCCTCCAAACCGACCCCAGCGACATCACCAGCTCCAACTCCAACAGCATCTTCGACTGTGGCCTCAGCCTATCCCCAACCCCAGTGCCACTACCACCTCCTACCCCGTCCCAACCCGTTCCCACCCATCCCCAAGTCCATCCCCATCCAACACACGCCGTGCCCAGCTCCTTCCCCGGCCGTGACCACCTCCGCCATGCTGCCTCCTCCCGCTAGGCCACCTGGGGAACCTGAGCTGAGCCACTCGGGGTCAGAGCGGCCAGAGCAGACAGGCCTTCTCGTGGGGAGTGCCTCTGGAGGAGCCAGGCATGGGAGCAGGGGCTTTGGAGATGAGGTGCGTGAGGGCCTGGGCACCCTGGTGAGAGGGGACTGCCGGGGGTGGAACAGCCTCTATGGGCCCAGGCTGACCCCTCCATCTTCTCCCCAGTGCTGAGCCCGAGGACCTCCCAGAGGCAGTCACTGAACCCGACCTGGAGTTGCGGGCACCAGAAAACCAGCCCTGCTCACGCCTCCGCCTGCCCCCGCCTTCCCGGCCTTCCCTCATCCCTCTCgggccctcccttccttcctttgtagGCTGGGCAGGGACCACAGCAGCCCTACCACTGCTGGGAGGGAGGAGACCTTCCTCCAGGGAGTATGACTCTCCCAGGCCCCAGAATAGCTCCTGGACCCAAGCCCAAGGCCTGGCCTGGGACGAGACTCGAGGGTCGGCTGGCCGGGGCTATTTTTACCTCCTGCCTCCACTGCTGGTTCCCCCACCTGACGTCCTGCTGCAGAGTCTGACACTGgatccccacctcaccccctgccctgccctcgcCCCCTCATCTGTGGACACTGGAGTCTGGAATAAATGCTGTCTGTCACGTGGACACCATCCTGTGGCCAGAGCCTCCTCTGGGGGATGAAAGGGGAAAGAGGCGCAGGtgattctcccctcccccctggccCTCCCGCCCCCTTGCTGGACCTCGGGAGAATCTGATGTCATggagaaagaaatgagagagagagagagagagatagaaagacgTGACTCAGCTGGATGAGGGTGGAAGAGAGAGGTGCTGGGGGTCCATCCAGAGGGAGCTGAGCCTGGCCCCTGAGGACCAGTGCCTATTTGCGGGGTGGGGTGCTGCCCCCTTAAGTAAAAGTTCCCAGTCTCTCTTGCCGGAGACCCAGGGGAATTGAAGCTTCCAGAGGAAAAGCTCTCTCTGAGCCGTAGAGTGGATGGAATTAGGGATTTAGCTGTCTACTCTGAGGGTGGCCTGGTGCCTGCAGCTGAGGActccctgggggaggaggggtgactTGGAGGAACCCCAGTgaaggggcctggggcagggagaagagagggTAGAAACGGCAAGGCCAGCTAGAGAGACTtactgaggcagaggaagagggatTTGAAAGGAGGATGGAGAGGCTTAAGGGGAGGTAGAGGGATGGACTGGGGCAGCTCAGAGAAGAGAGAGCCATTGAGTCAGACAGACAGAGATTTGGGGAGAGAGgcaaagacagacaaatacaggcataccttggaccTATTTCCAGTGCAGTTCCAGACCACggcaataaagcgaatatcacaataaagcgagtcacatgaattttttggttttccagtgcatgtAAGTTATGTTTGCATTATACTGTAGCCTAGGAAGTGTGCAATAGTGTTATGCCGAAAAAAAcaacgtgggacttccctggtg
This region of Balaenoptera acutorostrata chromosome 19, mBalAcu1.1, whole genome shotgun sequence genomic DNA includes:
- the BCAM gene encoding basal cell adhesion molecule, with protein sequence MEPPDARAGARGAPRLLVFALLLGAHPGAKAEVRLSVPPLVEVMRGEPVTLDCTPLGAHDHFVLEWFLADRSGVRHRLASAELHGTELQDKVHDSRGRSPPYQLDSRGRLVLAEAQVGDERDYVCLVRAGAAGTAEATARLNVFAKPEATEVSPNRGTLSVMEDFAQEIATCNSRNGNPAPQITWYRNGQRLEVPMEVNSEGYMTSRTVREASGLLSLTSTLYLRLHKADRDASFHCSVHYRLPTGRHGRLDSPSFRLTLHYPTEHVQFWLGSPSTTAGWVREGDSVQLFCRGDGSPNPEYTFFRLQDKQEDVLKTNLEGNLTLEGVQRSQSGTYGCRVEDYDAAEDAELSKTLELHVAYLDPLELSTGEELSLPLGNSTTVNCSVRGLPTPALRWTKDSVPLGDNPTLSLRSITFDSAGTYTCEASMPTVPVLSRTRSFKLLVQGPPELRAEETQPKAEGSWREGDEVRLICYARGYPEPKLSWSQLGGSLAEPAPGGQGWVSSSLTLKVTSALSRDGISCEASNPYGNDRHVFHFGTVAPQTSQAGVAVMAVAVSVGVLLFVVAAFYCMRRKGQPGCCRRGEKGSPPPGEPELSHSGSERPEQTGLLVGSASGGARHGSRGFGDEC